Within the Plasmodium relictum strain SGS1 genome assembly, chromosome: 12 genome, the region tttcttattaaaaatatactcATGCTgtttttaagttttttttcaAAACATTTAAtatctcaaaaaaaaatttataatttaaataatataaaaaggtTCTATAGCTTACAAAAACACAagggaaataaaaaatttgactttatcttttttgataatagcaatataaaaaaaattgaatttcctatttttaataaaacattttGTACATATAAGCatctaaatataaaaatgacaAGTACTGTTCCCCAAGTAGTATCTTTAGATCCTACTAGTATACCCATAGATTATCATACACCTGTTCATGATATAAAGATTGAATTAAAGGATTTAAGTGAAAGTTTTAATGTAGAAGAAAGTTTGTTAGTATTTATAGTAAATGGCGCAGGAAAAGACAATAgtttagtaaaaataaattcgAGAACGAAAGATAATAgcataaatgaatttttaaagCAAGCAAGTGCAGAACGTTTTAATGCAAAATTAGGTACGTCAAAAATGTTTtgtattttaaatgataaaaaggAGTATATTAATGTGGCTTGCATTGGGTGTGGATCTGTTAATGACTTAACAGAAGCAGATATCAGAAGAATAGTATCATCGTTAGTTCTTATGCTTCATGATTATAGAAATTCAAAAGTATCTctaatttttgaaataaaactTCATGAAAGTTTATTTCGTTTCTTTTtggaaaatttattttatgaatatatgACTGATGAGAGATTTAAATCAACAGATAAAAACTTATGTACAGATTACATTAAGAATTTAACATTACATATAGCCAATGCTAACTCATATAAACAGGAAATAGAAAAATCAcgtatttattattatggtACTTATTATGCCTCTCAACTTATAGCAGCTCCATCTAATTATTGTAATCCTGTATCTCTAGCTAATGCAGCAGTAGAATTAGCTAAAAAGTTAAATTTGCAATGTAAAGTTTTAGGGATAAAGGAAatagaagaattaaaaatggGAGCATTTTTGTCAGTTGGCAAAGGAAGTATGTATCCTCATCGATTTATTCATTTAACATACAAAGGAAAAGGagagattaaaaaaaaaattgcattAGTTGGTAAAGGTATTACTTTCGATTCAGGAGGATATAATTTAAAGACATCTCCAGGATCAATGATTGATTTAATGAAATTTGATATGAGTGGATGTGCTGCAGTCTTAGGTTGTGCCTATTGTATAGGGACTATAAATCCAGAAAATGTAGAGGTTCATTTCATAAGTGCTGTTTGTGAAAATATGGTCTCAAAACATGCTTATAGGCCAGGTGATATCATAACCGCTTCAAATGGAAAAACAATAGAAGTAGGAAACACCGATGCAGAAGGAAGACTAACTTTAGCTGATGCTTTAATATATGCAGAAAAATTAGGTGTTGATTATATTATTGATATAGCTACATTAACGGGTGGAATGCTTTATTCTTTAGGTACAAGTTATGCTGGAATTTTTGGTAATAATGATCaactaattaataaattattaaattcttCCAAAACATCTAGTGAACCTATATGGTGGCTACCTATTATAGAAGAATATAGATCTTCTTTAAATTCCAAGTTTGCTGACATAAATAATATCACATCAAGTGTTAAGGCATCTCCTATTGTTGctacattatttttaaaagaatttattCAAAATACACCATGGGCACATATTGATATTGCGGGTGCTTCTTGGAATTTTAAAGCTAGAAAACCAAAGGGTTTTGGTGTACGATTATTAACTGAATTTATCTTAAATGAtgctatttaaaaaattaagaactgtgcatatatatatttagtaaattatataaaatttaaaatatatgaaacatattaaataatttatttacatatttattattgtGATTactattgtttttatttctttttatgaattattttataatgttTGAAATCGTACTTATTTTTACATcttcaaatattttaagctttaggttttattttatttatatatattcttaatattgtcttttttatttaaattttgtgCAAATAGAGATTTAGTAACAATATAGAAAACTAAATAGATGTAgtattattaaagaaaaaaaaagttaaaaaaaaaattatctgagataaatataattttaacatgtgtaaaataaatgaactaatgatatagaaaataaactAAATGCAAAAATGCAATTGATATTCATTTACCTTATATTTTTCCTATTCTTCTTTGAAGCTACATATACAATATTATAtaagtatattttattttacaaccaataattatttatatattttattatttttttttttttttttatactaatATGACAAAAGAGtgtatatacaaaaaaaaaaaaaaaaaatctacaTGTAATGATGTATTTTTCTACTTTTGCAAAATAATTAATGTAGCACTTATTTTGCACGTTTTTCAGTTAAAGAAAAACTGTAAATAttctagaaaaaaaaaagttcctATACAGatagaataatttaaaaaataatatatattacatataatttttaaagtaGACACATTAAGTAaactatatttatttttaaaaaaatgaatactttttttttttttttttccatatatAAACATCAATACAAcagtaaattatataataaaaaaaatttgttaaaataatttaaaagattaaaatattgtagaagataaaaatttattaatacttttttttatattattattatgaataattttttaagaaaaaataaagaaaattcaacttataaaaatattaattacgTTGATATCATTAgacataatttaaaaaaaaatgatgaaaataacaTTTTAAATGAACCGTATTTatggaaaaataaaattgagtTAAGAAGAAATCTggaatatatagaaaaagaaaaaagaacttttaaaaaagatacaaagaaaaataattataaggATAGTgagttaaaagaaaattgcAATAAATGTTTTTTGAAAAGAATAGAAAGAGAAGCAGTTACAAAAAAGGTTAGCATAAAATtggatatttttaataaaagtataatattTGATATAGCTAGTAACTTATGGGATATACTAAACGTTGAAGGAGAAAACTCAATAGACTTATTTAACGATAAAATTTATAGTGATTTAacagaaaaaggaaaaaaaaaaattcagaattatattttaccacattttatttcatattcAGAAAATATTAGTGAAATacaaaatgttttttttgaaaaaaatataaatttaaaaaataaaactgataaaaacataaatgaattaaaaagaatagcaaatgaaaataatttatgcttattaataaattatgatAAAGAAAACAAGTTATCAGGTGAAAGGCATATGCTTATAACATCGAAAAAagcattttttaaaataataagggaaatcataataaatgaaaatttattgaattctaataatgataatattattttaaagtcTATTTTGCAAATATtggaaaataaagaaagaattttaaataaagaagaaaaatttcttttcaGAGCTTCTAATTTAGATAACtcaaatatatatctaagaaaactaaataatttaaataaagtgAATTACAGGGTAAAAAGAAGTTTtccagaaaaaaaaaaaaataatccaTTACTAAAAGAGGATTATGAAATTATACGAAAAGAAAATGTAATTAATGATATAATACATAATAGTATAATGCAATTGTCAAAAAATCCTAGAATAAAAGACATTATAgatgataaagaaaataatactagtttattaaaatataaaaatacaacAAAAAAGAACAGgcaatattcaaaaaaaaataaaaaaaaagaagtttGTGATCcattacatattttaaaagtatttttaaaaaaggattataatatattagatTACAAGGACTTTTTAGACGAGTTAAGATCATGCACTTTTCAACCtaatattcataaatatatagaggaagaaaaaaataatataaagttgAAAAAGTttgaaagaaaagaaaaagacaATGAGGAAggtgaagaagaagaaaacgaagaagaaataaaaatgatgttaaaaaatgataatactATAAGTAGTCAACTTGccaaatatatatgtaaagcCACAAATGATccttataatataaaaaacataagtattatgaaatatttaaaattatttgattcatatta harbors:
- a CDS encoding M17 leucyl aminopeptidase, putative translates to MLFLSFFSKHLISQKKIYNLNNIKRFYSLQKHKGNKKFDFIFFDNSNIKKIEFPIFNKTFCTYKHLNIKMTSTVPQVVSLDPTSIPIDYHTPVHDIKIELKDLSESFNVEESLLVFIVNGAGKDNSLVKINSRTKDNSINEFLKQASAERFNAKLGTSKMFCILNDKKEYINVACIGCGSVNDLTEADIRRIVSSLVLMLHDYRNSKVSLIFEIKLHESLFRFFLENLFYEYMTDERFKSTDKNLCTDYIKNLTLHIANANSYKQEIEKSRIYYYGTYYASQLIAAPSNYCNPVSLANAAVELAKKLNLQCKVLGIKEIEELKMGAFLSVGKGSMYPHRFIHLTYKGKGEIKKKIALVGKGITFDSGGYNLKTSPGSMIDLMKFDMSGCAAVLGCAYCIGTINPENVEVHFISAVCENMVSKHAYRPGDIITASNGKTIEVGNTDAEGRLTLADALIYAEKLGVDYIIDIATLTGGMLYSLGTSYAGIFGNNDQLINKLLNSSKTSSEPIWWLPIIEEYRSSLNSKFADINNITSSVKASPIVATLFLKEFIQNTPWAHIDIAGASWNFKARKPKGFGVRLLTEFILNDAI